In the bacterium HR17 genome, ATCGTCCCGCAACTGCCCAACCTGCTCTATCGCGCGTCTGCGGCTAACCGTTGGGACGAGTTGCTCATTCCCCACGCCCCCTCGTGGCTGGTCATCACGGACAAAGCCGCCGCCAAAGGGTTTTACGAAGGCACGGGCGGGCGCATCATGTGGGACGCATGGCTGCAGCCTTTGGCGTTTTGGTTACCGTTCGCCTTCGCGTTGTTCTTTGCTGTCTTTTGCCTCGCGACTTTGCTGCGACGGCAATGGATGGAGCGGGAGCAATTTACCTTCCCGTTGGTGCAATTGCCTTACGAGTTGACCCGTGAACCCGCTGCGGGTAAACGGTTGCCCCCACTGCTTTACAGCATGCCCTTGTGGGTCGGCTTCTTTGCGTCGGCGCTCCTGCACACCCTTTGCGGCTTGAACACTTATTTTCCGAGCGTCCCTGCCATTCGCCGCTTCCGCAGTTTGGGCGAATACATCGCCGGCTTCCCGTTTGATGCCATTGCGGGCACCGGCTTGCACATCTACCCTGCCGCCATCGGGTTGACCTACTTGCTGACGACCGAAGTGTCGTTCAGCCTCTGGTTTTTCTATGCGCTGGAGCGCTTGCAACAACTCGTGTTCGCCTACTACGGCTGGTCGGGGTTAGGCTATTCGGCGACAGATTTCGTGCAGTATCAGCAAGTCGGTGCGGTGCTCGGTTTGCTGCTCATTATCGGTTACGCTGCCCGCCACCACTGGAAGCAAGTGCTCGCCAGAGCCCTGCCGTTCGTTAAAGCGCCCAACGGCGCGCCTGTTGACGACACCAACGAACCGCTGCCATACGCCGTCGCCTTTTGGGGCTTCATCGTCACGACCCTTGGGCTGTTTGCTGTTTTGGTGGCGCTGGGCATGAACGCGCTGTTAGCGGCGACGTTCCTCGTGATGGCGTTCGGCTTCTACCTCGCTGTCAGTTGGATTGCGACCAACGGCGGGATGGTCATGGTGCAGATGCGGATTTTGCCCTTTGACCCTGTCGTCGCCCTGTTCGGGACGAAACGCTTTGACGCCCGCAGCATCCTGACGATGTGCCTGTTGCAGGAAGCCTTCACTTACGACCAACGAGAAGTTTTGATGCCGTCGCTGCTCAACGCGATGAAGATGGCGCAACTGGCGGGTGTGCGGCAGCGCCTGCTGATGGCGTGGGGCGGGGTTGCCGTCGCGCTTGCGGCGTTCGTGTCGCTTTACGCGTGGCTCAAGTTGGGCTACACCAAAGGCGCGGTCACGCTGACGAAGACAGCGACTTTCTCTTGGCACGCCAATTACCCCTACATGCTGGCGGCGCAATACATTGACCCGTCTGTGCCACCCAACATGTTTCGGGTGACAGGCATGGTCGTGGGTTTAACGGGTTTCGTCGGGCTTTACCTTTTGCGGTTGCACTTTTCCTCGCCGCTGCATCCCGTCGGTTGGATTGTCTGTCGCGGTTGGGCGATGGAGCAGTTTTGGCTGATGATTTTGCTGGGGTGGCTGGCAAAAGCCGTCATCGTGCGCTATGGCGGTCTGAGCGGTTATCGGGCATTGCGCCCGTTCTTTTTGGGCATCGTGTTGGGCGACTTGACGATGGCGGGTATCTTCACCGTTGTCGGGTTCATCACGCAGAAGGGATACCCCGTCATGCCGTTATGAAACGCCACTGCTGCCCGATCCCGATTGTCACACAGACCGGACGCTCCTCAACCGGCAAGGAGGGATGAGACGGTGAGTGACGCTCAACGGACGGTGCGGTTGGCGATCATCGGGTGCGGGGGCATCGCCCGAGCCCACTTGCGCGGTTACGAACGCATTCAGCAGGTTGAACCTGGCAAGGTGGAAATCGTGGCGGTGTGCGACCCTGTGGTCACCAACGCGGAAAGTTTCGCCGAGGCGATTGAAGGCTTTCAGGGCAAACGCCCGCGCGTTTACACCGACCACGAGGCGCTGCTGAAAGGCGAAGCGGGCAATGTGGACGCCGCCGACATCATCACGCCCCACCACCTGCACCATGTCATCGCTGTCGCCTGCTTGGAAGCAGGCTTGCATGTCATGGTGGAAAAGCCGGTCGGCGTCACGATCAAGGCGACGCAAGCCATCGTGGAGGCTGCCAAGCGAAGGGGCAAGTTCGCCGCGACTGCCGAGCAAATTCGGCGGGGCGTGGCGCAACGGACGGCGTTCTGGCTGTTCAACGAAAGCAAACTTATCGGTGAGCCGACCTTCTTTTACGCCATCCAAGTCAGCCACAACCCGCCGCCCCCGGCAGGACGCGAACCTGCATGGCATTGGCGCGTTGACCGCATGTTGTCTGGCGGCGGGCTGGTGCTAGACAGCGGTGCACACTTTTGCGACACGGTGCGCTACTTTTTCGGCGAAGTGAAGCAGGTGCACGCTGTCACCAAGCAACTCGTCCCGCGCTTCTTCCGCAAAGGCGACGAGTTAGTCCCGGACGAGCGCGAAGACACTTGGATGGCGATTTTGGAGTTTGAACGGGGTGTGATGGGCTTTTGGAGTTACAGCACGGCAGCGCCGATGCATCGCTTCACCCATGTCGTTTACTACGCCACCGAAGGAGCGGTGGTGGATGTCGGCGATGCCTTTCACGGTCCCGTCGGCGGGGCGTTGGTGCAACATGTCAACGGACGCGTCCGACGGTTGAGCGATTTGGCGCAAGATTTCCGCACCGCCATCGGCGAAGAGGCGTGGCAGCGTCTGTTCCCGCACGGCATCACCGACCAATTCACGCTGGAGTGTTACGACTTCGTAGACGCCGTGCAAAACAATCGTCCGCCCGAAGTGACAGCGGAAGATGGGCTCAAAGCCAAAGCCATTGCCATCGCCATCTACGAAGCGGCGACGACCAAACGCACCGTGCGCGTCGCCGATGTGCTCAGCGGAGCGGTGGACGCTTACCAACGCCCCATTAACGAACGGTGGGGATTGTGAGGGGCAAGGAGTCGTCGCACGCCCTATAAGAGTTGGCGCAAACGGTCGCCGGAAGGCGGTGGTGTCCAACCCTGCAACAGGTGGTGGACATACTTGGCGAGGATGTCTACTTCCAAGTTGACGACATCGCCGACTTTACGCAACCCTAAAGTCGTGTGTTCCAGCGTGAAGGGGATGAGCGAAACGGTGAACCAATCCGCACCGCACTCCACGACGGTCAAACTGACACCATCTACAGCGATGGAGCCTTTGGGCACGATGAAGGGCATTAACTCTTGGGGCGTGCGGATGCGCATGATTTTGGAACGCAGGCGGGGCGTGATGCCGGCGATGACGCCCGTCCCGTCTACATGCCCTTGCACGAAATGCCCGCCCAACCGCCCCGTTGCGGGCAGCGCCCGCTCCAAGTTCACTTTGTCGCCGACCTTCAAAAAGCCCAAGTTGGTACGCGCCATCGTCTCTTCAACGGCTTCCACCCAAAACAGCGGCGATTGCACGGCGATGACCGTCAAGCACACGCCGTTGACGCAAACGCTGTCGCCGTCCTTCAACTCGCGGGCGAACTTCGTCCGAACGCCCAACAGGGCAGCCATGCCCTTGCGCTCCACTTTGGCGACTTCACCGACTTCTTCCACGATGCCCGTGAACATACGCCATCACCGCTTCCAAATTTGCCGCAGGTCGCTTCACCTGTCGCTCAGGGTTTGAGCGCGCCAACCTTTTGCGGGACGCGCCAACGCATAAAGGGGGTTGAACGATGGCGGACATCGGTTGGGATTACGGGATGCCGTTGGACGAATTGTGTGCGCGCTACCGGCGACTCTACAGCGGACCGATTTACGATGTGCTGGAGCGACGGGGCTTGCCCAACCAAGTGTTGCATCCGTCCATCAAACCCATCCGTCCCGACATGGTGGTGGCGGGGGCAGCCGTGACGGTCAAAGCCGTCATGCGCCCGCGTCGCGAAGGCGAACATCCGCCCAACCCCATTGACGGCGTGTTTCCCGGCAGCGTCATCGTTTACAGTTCCGAGGAGCAAGCCAGCGCCCATTTTGGCGAATTGACGGCACACGCGTGTGCGGCAAAGGGCTGTGTCGGCGTCGTCGTGGACGGCGGGCTACGCGATTCTACCAAGCAGCTGCAAATCAGCGCGTGGCGACCGTGGGCAGCCTTTTGCCGCTACACCAGCCCCATTGAACTGGCAGCCCGCCAACGCATCTTGGAAATCAACCAGCCCATCTTCATGAGCGGGTCACTGACCAGCGTCGTGGAAGTGCGCCCTTACGACTTCGTCTTCGGCGACTTGGACGGCGTGATCATCGTCCCGCGCGAGATCGCCGTTGAAGTGTTGCTGGAAGCCGAAGACATCGTGCAGCGGGAAAGCCAAGCCCGTGAAGAGTTAAAGCGGGGCGCCTCCTTCCACGACATCGGGCAAAAATATCGGGTCGGGTAAGCGCGACACGCAGGTGTGGCGCTAAAGGTGGTGACCGCCCATGCACCCTCAAGCGTGGGTGCGGTGGGGATGTTGGTATGGCGACAAAGATGTGGCGCTCCCGTTGCTGCCCCGATGGCAGGTGAAGATGTGTTTACCACAGGGGGGCAAGGAGATCGGCGATGCGGGATTGCGGCGTGCCTTTGACCATCCCATCGGCACGCCTCGCTTACAGGAACTGGCGAAGGGCAAACGCGATGCTGTCATCGTCGTGGACGATTTGACCCGCCCCACGCCCGCTGCTCGCCTGTTGCCCTTTGTTATTCGCGAACTCGTTGACGGCGGCATCCCGACGGAACGCATCCGCATCCTCATCGGCATCGCCGCCCATCATCCGCTCAACCGCGACCAGATGGAGCGCAAGTTGGGCAAAGACATCGTCGCCCGTTTCTGGGTGCAAAACCACTGCCCGTTTGAAAACTTGGACTACCTCGGCACGACCCGCAACGGCACGCCCGTCTACCTGAACCGCGAGTTTTTGCGCGCCGCCTTGAAAATCTGCGTCGGGAGTATCCTGCCACACGGACATGCGGGATTTGGCGGTGGCGCTAAGTTGGTGTTGCCCGGCGTTGCAGGCATTGAGAGCATCTACCACAACCACCGTCCCGACAACGGGTTCCGCAAGGGCATCGCCCTGACGGAAGGCAACATCGCCCGCAGCGACATGGAAGAAGTGGCGGCGATGGCAGGATTGGACGCTATCGTCAATGTCGTGCTCAACCCGCAACGCGAGATCGTCGGCTGTTTTGTCGGTCACTTTGTTGAAGCCCATCGGGTCGGGTGCCAGTCAGCGCAGCGCGTCTACGCGACGCCCGTTCCCGACGACGCAGATGTCGCCGTTTTGTCGGCGTATCCGAAAGACAGCGAGTTTTACCAGTGGGTCAATGCCTTCGCGCCCTTTGCCAGCGCCCATCGCCCAGTTGTCCACAAGGACGGCACAATCGTCATCGTTTCGGCAGGCAGCGAGGGAATCGGCACGCACTACCTTGCAGGACCCCACATGCGGTTGGGGGCACAAAATCGTTCCACGCAACAGCGAACGAACGCGGCACCGCAGCGCCTTTTCTTTTCGCCTCGCGTCAGCCCCCACGATTTGGAGCAATGGGGTTGGGACGGGACGGCGCTGTGCCATCGTTGGCGGGAGGTCGTGCAACGGTTGCGCCAGCGTTACGGCAACGATTGTCGCATCGCCGTGTTCCCCTGCGCGGCGATGCAGTTGGCATCGTTGTGAACGCTATCGCGTTTTGCGCCACACCTCAGCGATGGCGCGGCGCAACTCCTGCAGCCGCACAGGTTTGCCAAGGGCGCCGTCCGCTGTCGGTGGAGCCTGCTCCCGCCCCCACCCTGTCAGGACGATGACGGGCAAATGGGGCAACACCCTTTTCACCCGCGCGATGACTTCCTCGCCGCTCATTTCCGGCATGCCCAAGTCAGTGATAAGCATGTCAAAGGCGTCGCCCCGCGAGAGCGCTTCCTCCAGCCGTGCTAGCCCTTCCCGCCCGCTGCCGGCGGTCACGGCACGGTGCCCCAGATGCTGCAGCATCGTCTGCAAGATGACGCGAACGCGGGCATCGTCGTCAATAACCAACACCCGCAGGGACGGCACCGTCGGTTCGACCGGCGGGGTCGCCGCAGGCATCGGCACCCGCAAAGGGAGCCACAGCCGCACCAGCGTGCCTTGCCCTAGACGGCTCTCAATATCCAAACGCCCCTCGTGGCGCTGGACGATGCCGTAAACGATCGCTAACCCCAGTCCTGTGCCGCGCTCACCCTTCGTCGTGAAAAAAGGTTCTAGGCAGCGGCTCTTAATGTCGTCGTCCATGCCAACGCCCGTGTCTTGCACTTCCACGACGACGCCATCGTGGCGATAAGTGCGGATGGTGATCTCGCCCGACCGCGCCCCTTTGGCGACGATGGCATCCACTGCGTTGAACAGCACATTGGTCAGGGCTTCCCGCAGCTCCGCTGCTACGCCTGCGATCGGCGGCAAGTCGGGGTCTAAGGCTGTAATAAGCCGTATGGTCACCCCCTCTCGCTGGGGCATGTCATACCAGCGAGGGCGGGTCATCTCCACGACCTGTTGGACGACTTCGTTCAAATTGACCGGCTCCAACGCTTCCTGCTGATGGTGGGGACGGTAGAAGGCTTGCAATTGGCGCACCATTGTGACGATGTCGTCCACCGCTCGGCGGGTGTGGACGGCAGCCTCCCGCAGCGCGGGATGGTCTACGGTCTCCAGCAGTTCCGCAAATGCCAAGATGGGTACAAGGGCGTTATTGACTTCGTGTGCCATACCGCTCGCCATCTGCCCCAGCACCCGCAGCCGCTCCTGCTGCAGCAGCGCCGCTTGGGTGCGTTGCAACTCTTCGTAAGCGCTTTGCAACCGAGTAAACAGGTGGGCGTTGTGCAGGATGACAGCGAGGTGGTCGCTGACCGCCCGCAGAAAGGACAGCGCACCCGCATCAAGATATTCGGTCTCGGGGCAAAACACCGCCAGCACCCCCAGCGGTTCTTCACCGAAGGTGATGGCAAAAATCGCCCCGGCAGCCCAGCCCGCAAAGCGGGCTGCGTCGCCCAACGGACATGGGCATTGGTCCTCCGCCGTCCAAACCAACACGCCGTCTTCAAGGGACGGCAGCGCTTCGGGCGTCAGGGTGTCGCCCAGCGACACGCCGAGATGGCGCAAAACTTGTATCCCTCGGTCATTCGCTGCCGCGACCTGCCACTGCTGCCCCGCAACATCCCGCACGACTGCCACCAACCCGCTCTCAGGCAACTGTCCGCTCAGTTCCTGCACAGCGATGCGAACGATACTGACAGGGTCCAGCCGCTGATTGGCGACATGCACCAAGCGATTGAGCGTTGCCAATTGCGCTGACCGCTTTTGTTGCTCTTCCCAGAGCCGAGCATTCTGGATGGCGATACCGGCGTAGCCGGCGAACAACCGCAACGCCTCCAATTGCTCCGGCGCCATCGGGCGCTGCGTCAGCAAGTTGTCGGCACACAGCACGCCAATGGGTTTACCCCAACCCCACAGCGCAACGGTAACATGCTCGTTGACGCCGAACATGGCATGGTCAGGCGGCAGGTTCAACTGCTGCGAGTAATTGGGCGTGTAGACGAAGCCGTCAGGCTCTTCTAAAACGCGGCGCAGGGTGTGAGTGCCCTCGCGTGGAATCGTCTCACTCCACTCGTCTGTCAGTTCGCCAGTGCGCGATGTGCCGTAAGTGCCACGAAAGATGTCGCGTTCTTCGTCGTAAAGCCATACGGCTGCGCGGTCAAACCCCAGCCCGTTGACGACCGCGTTACGAATCTGCAGCAGGCAAGCGCGCAAATCCGTGACACGGCTGATTTCCTTGCCCAACTCCAACACGCGTTGAGCGTAATCGTAGTAGCGCTGTCGCTCCTGCCACAATCGCGCGTTTTGGATGGCGATGCCGGCGTAGCCGGCGAACAACCGCAACGCCTCCAACTGCTCCGGCGCCATCGGGCGCTGCGTCAGCAGGTTGTCCACACACAAGACTCCGACGGGCGTGTCGCCTGTCCACATCGCGACGGCAGCATGTTCGGTGACGCCTTCCATCTCCGGGTCTGCCACACCGCGAAAAGTGGCGTGGTAGTTGGTTATGTAAAGAAAGCCGTCAGGATGTGCCACTAACTGCCGCAACGCCCCTTCTGCTTCACCTTCCATGAGCCGAAAACTTTCCACCCATGAGCCGGTGCGGCTAACACCGAGGACGCCGACGAAGCGGTCGTTGCTAGGGTCATACAAGAAAATGCCCACGCGGTCGAAATCCAAACCGTGCCGCACGCTCTCACCGATTTTGTGCAAGCATTGGGTAAGGTCAGTAGTGCGGCTGATTTCTTTGCCCAATTGTAGGACTTTCTCCAACCATCGCTGGCGCAGGGTCAGTGCATCGTGGCGTTGGCGTAACACCATTTCCATTTGCCGTCGGTCAGTGATATCAAAGTGGGCAACCACTGCGCCACCAGATGGAAGAGGTAGCGGCGCCGCAAACATCAGAAACCACAGTTCGCCTTGCGGTGTGCGGCAGGGATACTCCATCTGCCATTGGCGCAATCGGCCGCTTAAGACGCTTTGCAACCCCTCAAGTGCCTGGGCTGCCAACTCATCGCCTGCTGCTGCCGCGCGTTGGCACACCGCCAAATAATTAGCGCCGACCCCGACGCGGGACAAGTCTTGGAGTCCTTGCTCGCGGGCAAATTGCAGCCACGCATCGTTGACTGCTACAATCGTGCCGTTGGCGTCTAACACAACGAGGCGGACGGGCAACGCCGACAGCAAGGCGGATATCAGCCCCGCTTGTCCGCACCATCCTTCAGCGACGATACCCTCACAGCCACCGTCCCGTGTCTGCCAGAGGGTCAGAGACGCCCAGCAGCAAGTTCCGTCCGCACGGCGCAACGGCGTGAATGAGGGACCCACGGAGCCTTGCGTGTCCAGTTGCCTTTGCAACTCTTCCCCCATCGCAGCGTCGGCGATCCAAAGGTCCCAGCGGTTTCCGTAAAGGAGTGTCGGGGATGCGTAACCCAACAAGTGGGCGAGCGCGGGATTCGCTGCGGTGATGCGTCCATCAGCATCCGCTGTGAAGAACCCGACGGGCGCCCGGTCAGCGAACCGCTGCAGTCGTCCCCGCCAAGGTGGTCGCCGTTTGCCCATTTGCGCCCTCCTTCCTGGCGGCAGCACTCACCATCCTGTTATCGGCGTCGTAGCGACATAATGTTAACGGTGCCTTGACCCCGACTGGCTCGGAGGTGGCGACGGTGCAAATTACCGATGTGCGAGCGTGTGTCGTGCGGGGCAACTTCCCCTGGGTGCTGGTCAAAGTCTTGACAGACGAAGGTCTTACGGGCGTTGGTGAAGCCTATTGGGGCATCGGCGTGCGAGACATCATCGTCCGCCTCAAACCGTATTTGGTCGGACACGACCCGACGCAGGTGGACGGGCTCATGCACCGCTTGCTGCGCTTGCTATCGGGCAGCGGTTCGCAAGCGGGCACCGTCGTCACCGCCCTCAGCGGGATTGAAATTGCCCTCTGGGACATCGCCGGCAAAGCGTTGGGCGTGCCCGTGTGGAAACTGCTAGGCAGCAAGTTCCATGACCGCATCCGCATCTATTGCGATTGCCATGCGGGCATGACACCCGACGGCAAACCCGACTACACACCTGAAGGTTACGCCGAACGCGCAAAGCAAGCCGTCGCCAAAGGGTTCACCGCCATCAAGTTTGACTTGGATGTCCCGACGCCTTACCGAACGCCCACTGATGACGGGGCGCCGTCGCGCTATCGCCCGGCGTCCCTTTACCTCAACCGCACGCTATCCAACGCGGAAATCGGTTACCTCGCCCATTTGGTGGCTGCGGTGCGGGAAGCAGTGGGCGACGAAGTGGAAGTGGCGCTGGATTGCCATTGGCGGTTCAACACCCGCGACGCCATCCGCTTGGCAGAAGCCGTCGCACCCTATAAACCGATGTGGTTGGAGGACCCGACGCCACCCGAAAATGTAGACGCATTGGCGGAAGTCAAACGCGCCTCGCCCGTCCCGATTTGCACGGGCGAAAACCACTACACGGCGCACCAGTTTCGCGAATTGATTGTCAAGCAGGCATGCGATATCGTGGCGCCTGACATCCCTAAAGTTGGCGGGTTGCGCGAGACGCAGAAAATTGCGACCCTCGCTGACCTTTACTACTTGGCGCTGGCGCCCCACAATGTCGCCAGCCCCATCGCCACGATTGCGGCATGCCATGTGTGTGCGACTGTCCCGCACTTTTTGGCACTGGAGTTTCACGCCGTTGATGTCCCATGGTGGGACGATTTGGTTGTCGGCGAAAAGCCGCTCATCCGCGATGGCTTCACCACTGTGCCCGACGCGCCCGGTTTAGGCGTGGAACTGAACGACGAGGTCGTGCGCCAACACCTTGCGGAGGGCGAAGAGTTTTTGGCGGCATGACGACCGCCGGCGTTGCGATCAGCGGTGTCGGCAAAATTCGTGGGGCGCAAAATTCCCCGCCTCTGCTCAAATGCTTGGTGAAAGAAGGTGATGCCCGATGGTGACGCAAAGCAGACCGTGGCTGGCGAAGTATCCCCCCGATATCCCGCCATCCCTCACCTACCCGACCCGACCGTTAGACAGCCTGCTGCGCGACACAGCCGCCAAGTTCCCCGACGCGACTGCGACGATTTTCTTCGGCGCCAGACTGACTTACCGCGAGTTGAACGACGCCGCCGACGCTTTTGCGGGCGCGTTGGCGAGGTTGGGCGTTCAAAAAGACGACCGCGTGGCATTGCTAATGCCCAACATGCCCCCGTTCGTCATCGCCTACTACGGCACCGTGCGTCTTGGCGCCATCGTCGTTCAACTCAACCCGTTGCTGACGACCCACGAGTTGCGGGCGGAATTGCAAGACAGCGGCGCAACAGTCTTGGTCGCCGCTGAACCCGTGCTGGACAAAGCCGCCGAAGCGGTCAAGGACACAGCGGTGCGCCATTTGCTTGTCACATCGTTGGCAGCGTATGTGCCGTTGCTGATGCGCCCCTTTGTCAAACTGAAAACGCGCCCACAAGGCGAAGTCCGCATCCCAACGGGCGTGCAACCCCATGACTTGGAAGCCCTGTTGCGCACCGGGTCGCGCCCGCCCCGCGTGGACTTTGACCCCAAAGAACAAGTCGCCGTCTTCCAATACACGGGCGGGACGACGGGGCTGCCGAAAGCGGCGATGCTGACGCACTTCAATCTGCTCGCTAATGCCCACCAGATTGCGGCGTGGGTTGCGCGGTTGAAAGACGGCGAAGAGGTGTTTTTGTGCATCTTGCCGTTCTTCCATTCCTACGGCATGACCGTCGGGATGAACTTGGCGATTTTGAAGGCAGGCGTGATGGTCTTGCTACCTCGCTTTGACCCGACGGAGGCGGCGAAAGCCATCGCCCAACATAAAGTCACGCTGTTTCCTGGCGTGCCCAGTCTATATGCTGCTGTCGCCCACTCCGCCGAACGCCAGCACATTGACATCTCGTCGGTCAAGGTCTGCGTGTCGGGCGGTGCCCCCCTGCCGTTAGAAGTCCACGAGCGGTTCGTCAAAGCGACGGGGGCAAAACTCGTAGAAGGTTACGGCTTGTCGGAAGCGTCGCCCGTAACCCACTGCAACCCGATTTGGGACGGGGAAAACCGCATCGGCACTATCGGGCTGCCGTTGCCCGACACCGACTGCAAAATCGTGGATGTGGAAACGGGCGAACGAACCTTACCCCCGAATGAAGCAGGCGAGTTGGTCATCAAAGGTCCGCAAGTCATGAAGGGCTACTGGAACCGCCCCGACGAAACAGCGCAAACGCTGCGAGACGGCTGGCTCTACACCGGCGACATCGCTACGATGGACCCTGAGGGATACTTCCGCATCGTAGACCGCAAAAAGGATTTGGTCATCGTCGGTGGGTTCAATGTCTACCCACGCGAAGTAGAAGAAGTCCTCTATCAGCACCCGAAAGTGCTGGAAGCCGCTGTCGTCGGCGTCACGCATCCTGTGCGGGGCGAAACGGTCAAAGCCTTCGTCGTCCTCAAGGAAGGCGTAACGGCGACGGAAGCGGAACTTATCGCCTTCTGCCGCGACCACCTCGCCAGTTACAAAGTGCCCCGCGAAATAGAGTTTGTCAAAGAGTTGCCCAAATCCGCCGTCGGCAAAGTGCTCCGCCGCGAACTCCGTCGCAAGGGTGAAAAACCGTCCGCCTGAAAAGTAGCCCGTCAAAGGGGCGATGTCACCGATGCCTGCCATCCGCCTCGTCCTGCTGGATGCAGGCGGAACGCTGACGGTCGGCGTTCCGCCCCGCGAAGAGCGGTTGCGGCGTGCCTGTGAACACTTCGGGTTGGCGCCCGTTCCCGATTTCGCTACGGCGCGGGAAGGCTTACGGGCTGTTGAGCGCTTCTTCATCGCCGCCGCGCAGGAAGGGCAGATGCTGGACCGCGAAACGGTGCGGGAAGCGGTGCAGACGATGCTGCGGGCAATGGGCGTCTTCGGAAAACTGGACGACCCTGCGCTGCTGTGGGATTTCGTGGAGACGCAATACGAGACCGAAACTTTGATGGATGGTGCCGTAGAAACGCTCACCGTTTTGCGCCGTCAGGGCTACCGCCTCGCCATCGCGTCCAATGCCCCGCCGACTTACACACAACGGCTGAACGCGTTGGGGCTCACCGACCTTGTGGACGCTATTTTCCTGTCCGATGTCGTCGGTTACGCCAAACCTGACCCACGATTTTTCCGGTTCATCTTGGAGCAGATGGAAGTTGTCCCTGATGAAACCGTGCATGTCGGCAACTCCTTTTGGCACGATGTCATCGGGGCGCAACGGGCGGGCATCGTGCCCGTGTTCTTTGACTGGCGTGAAGTGTTGCCTGATTGTCCCTGTCCCCGCATCACCGCCCTCGCGCAACTGCCTTCGCTCCTCGTTACCTTAGCGCCTTGATGAGCGGCGCAAACGCTCTAGCGCTTGCGCATCGTTACCTCTCGGGGCACGGTGAAGCCCACTGCCCGCAGCGCAACAGCGTCAACAGCGCACAAATCGTGGATTCAGCGCCGCAATTTTCATTGGCGCCGTGCGGCTCCAAGCCATCGTGGCATGCCCCCGTCGCGGGGTCGTAGAGGGTTGCCCCGACAAGGTTGCGTCCAAAGAACCACTCCACGCTGGCGTTAGCCATCATCTGAAACGCTTCATCGCCCGTGATGCGCCACGCCGTCCCGTTTGCCCAACTTAACCACATGGCGTCAACGGGTTGCTGCGCGAATTCTGCCTTCACCCCGCCCTTGCGATACCACCCTCGGTTGCCGACCAAACTCACGCAATTGCGCTCGTCGTCCCAACAGACCGCGTTCAAAAACTGGAGCGCCTCCAACCCGATGACGAAGTAACGCCGTCTACCTGTCAGCAAATACGCCCGCAACAACCCGTCGCACAAGACACCGTTGGAGTAAGTCATCGTATCTTCAAACCAGCGCCAATTGCGGTCAGCGTGCGCGTTGTAATGCACACACAAATCGTCCGCCAATTGCCGCACCAAACCTGACAGGGACGGACACCTTACGCCCAACCCTTTTGCCGCTTCAAAAATGCCGACGAGCGCGTAAGCCTTGGGGCGCAAATGGCGCAACCGCGCTGCGTTGGGCAGGCTCCGCTCCCACATCGCCAAAGCCGCCTTCTTCAT is a window encoding:
- the gfo_3 gene encoding Glucose--fructose oxidoreductase, which gives rise to MSDAQRTVRLAIIGCGGIARAHLRGYERIQQVEPGKVEIVAVCDPVVTNAESFAEAIEGFQGKRPRVYTDHEALLKGEAGNVDAADIITPHHLHHVIAVACLEAGLHVMVEKPVGVTIKATQAIVEAAKRRGKFAATAEQIRRGVAQRTAFWLFNESKLIGEPTFFYAIQVSHNPPPPAGREPAWHWRVDRMLSGGGLVLDSGAHFCDTVRYFFGEVKQVHAVTKQLVPRFFRKGDELVPDEREDTWMAILEFERGVMGFWSYSTAAPMHRFTHVVYYATEGAVVDVGDAFHGPVGGALVQHVNGRVRRLSDLAQDFRTAIGEEAWQRLFPHGITDQFTLECYDFVDAVQNNRPPEVTAEDGLKAKAIAIAIYEAATTKRTVRVADVLSGAVDAYQRPINERWGL
- the ribE gene encoding Riboflavin synthase — translated: MFTGIVEEVGEVAKVERKGMAALLGVRTKFARELKDGDSVCVNGVCLTVIAVQSPLFWVEAVEETMARTNLGFLKVGDKVNLERALPATGRLGGHFVQGHVDGTGVIAGITPRLRSKIMRIRTPQELMPFIVPKGSIAVDGVSLTVVECGADWFTVSLIPFTLEHTTLGLRKVGDVVNLEVDILAKYVHHLLQGWTPPPSGDRLRQLL
- the proA_1 gene encoding 4-hydroxy-4-methyl-2-oxoglutarate aldolase/4-carboxy-4-hydroxy-2-oxoadipate aldolase encodes the protein MADIGWDYGMPLDELCARYRRLYSGPIYDVLERRGLPNQVLHPSIKPIRPDMVVAGAAVTVKAVMRPRREGEHPPNPIDGVFPGSVIVYSSEEQASAHFGELTAHACAAKGCVGVVVDGGLRDSTKQLQISAWRPWAAFCRYTSPIELAARQRILEINQPIFMSGSLTSVVEVRPYDFVFGDLDGVIIVPREIAVEVLLEAEDIVQRESQAREELKRGASFHDIGQKYRVG
- the cckA_1 gene encoding Sensor kinase CckA: MGKRRPPWRGRLQRFADRAPVGFFTADADGRITAANPALAHLLGYASPTLLYGNRWDLWIADAAMGEELQRQLDTQGSVGPSFTPLRRADGTCCWASLTLWQTRDGGCEGIVAEGWCGQAGLISALLSALPVRLVVLDANGTIVAVNDAWLQFAREQGLQDLSRVGVGANYLAVCQRAAAAGDELAAQALEGLQSVLSGRLRQWQMEYPCRTPQGELWFLMFAAPLPLPSGGAVVAHFDITDRRQMEMVLRQRHDALTLRQRWLEKVLQLGKEISRTTDLTQCLHKIGESVRHGLDFDRVGIFLYDPSNDRFVGVLGVSRTGSWVESFRLMEGEAEGALRQLVAHPDGFLYITNYHATFRGVADPEMEGVTEHAAVAMWTGDTPVGVLCVDNLLTQRPMAPEQLEALRLFAGYAGIAIQNARLWQERQRYYDYAQRVLELGKEISRVTDLRACLLQIRNAVVNGLGFDRAAVWLYDEERDIFRGTYGTSRTGELTDEWSETIPREGTHTLRRVLEEPDGFVYTPNYSQQLNLPPDHAMFGVNEHVTVALWGWGKPIGVLCADNLLTQRPMAPEQLEALRLFAGYAGIAIQNARLWEEQQKRSAQLATLNRLVHVANQRLDPVSIVRIAVQELSGQLPESGLVAVVRDVAGQQWQVAAANDRGIQVLRHLGVSLGDTLTPEALPSLEDGVLVWTAEDQCPCPLGDAARFAGWAAGAIFAITFGEEPLGVLAVFCPETEYLDAGALSFLRAVSDHLAVILHNAHLFTRLQSAYEELQRTQAALLQQERLRVLGQMASGMAHEVNNALVPILAFAELLETVDHPALREAAVHTRRAVDDIVTMVRQLQAFYRPHHQQEALEPVNLNEVVQQVVEMTRPRWYDMPQREGVTIRLITALDPDLPPIAGVAAELREALTNVLFNAVDAIVAKGARSGEITIRTYRHDGVVVEVQDTGVGMDDDIKSRCLEPFFTTKGERGTGLGLAIVYGIVQRHEGRLDIESRLGQGTLVRLWLPLRVPMPAATPPVEPTVPSLRVLVIDDDARVRVILQTMLQHLGHRAVTAGSGREGLARLEEALSRGDAFDMLITDLGMPEMSGEEVIARVKRVLPHLPVIVLTGWGREQAPPTADGALGKPVRLQELRRAIAEVWRKTR